The Nicotiana tabacum cultivar K326 chromosome 14, ASM71507v2, whole genome shotgun sequence genome contains a region encoding:
- the LOC142169103 gene encoding uncharacterized protein LOC142169103 → MDIELAKCECCGLKEDCTQDYINEVKANFKGKWLCGLCSEAVRDEVERGENNNNNKQYFLVIEEAVKAHMSFCRNYNSNPAICVADGIRQMLRKRSGDLSSSYLPRNVQDQQIRTS, encoded by the exons ATGGACATAGAATTGGCTAAGTGTGAGTGTTGTGGTCTAAAAGAAGATTGCACACAAGACTATATTAATGAAGTGAAGGCCAATTTCAAGGGGAAATGGTTGTGTGGGTTGTGCTCAGAAGCTGTTAGAGATGAAGTTGAAAGAggggaaaataataataataataagcaaTATTTTCTTGTGATAGAAGAAGCAGTGAAAGCTCACATGTCATTTTGTAGAAATTATAACTCTAATCCTGCAATTTGTGTAGCTGATGGGATAAGGCAGATGCTAAGGAAAAGGTCTGGTGATTTATCTTCTTCTTACCTTCCAAGAAATGTACAAGATCAACAA ATTCGCACATCGTAG